A genomic window from Flavobacterium azooxidireducens includes:
- the infB gene encoding translation initiation factor IF-2, with amino-acid sequence MSEEKNIRINKILRELNISLERAVDYLKDKGVTIEASPNTKISENEYSILCNEFAGDKGNKEASKEVSEEKRKEKEALRVEREKELELQKKHEEELLKQQQEVIKAKATVTGPKQVGKIDLEPKKQPTPEVEKVVEEVKPEPVQEVVKKEEPVQEKPVVQEEKPKVTPEKVEPKPVAQKTEEPKKPAITPTTTTSAQAPVATPAPGDEKFETQYKKLSGTTTTGQKIDLSQFDKPKKKKEEPKIQPRSATQQAAGNSDANKNKRKRIIPKPGTGGQSTGNTQGGPPRQGQAIRPGFNKSARPAIVAKVEPTEEEVQKQIRETLEKLQGKGNKSKAAKYRRDKRDSHRQRSDDELKAIEEGSKTIKVTEFVTVGEIATMMDVPITKVIGTCMSLGIMVTMNQRLDAETLSIVADEFGYEVEFITTDIEDAIEVVEDKQEDLVHRAPIVTVMGHVDHGKTSLLDYIRKANVIAGESGGITQHIGAYGVTLENGQKIAFLDTPGHEAFTAMRARGAQLTDIAIIVIAADDDIMPQTKEAISHAQAANVPMIFAINKVDKPNANPEKIKEKLAGMNLLVEDWGGKIQSHDISAKMGIGVKELLEKVLLEAELLDLKANPNKPAVGTVVEAYLDKGKGYISTVLIQAGTVRIGDYVLAGKNHGKVKAMHDERGNSIKEAGPSTPISILGLDGAPTAGDKFNMFEDEREAKQIAAKRSQLMREQSVRTQKHITLAEIGRRIALGQFKELNIILKGDVDGSVEALSDSFSKLSTEEIQIKIIHKGVGAITESDVLLASASDAIIIGFNVRPAGNAKQLADKEEIDIKTYSIIYDAIDDLKDAMEGMLSPELKEEISGTAEIRETFKISKIGTIAGCMVIDGKIIRSSKIRLIREGVVIYTGELVALKRFKDDVKEVSKGYDCGMQIKGYNDIEVGDLIESFSQVEVKKKLK; translated from the coding sequence ATGTCTGAAGAAAAGAACATAAGAATTAATAAAATTTTAAGGGAATTAAATATTTCTTTGGAGAGAGCTGTCGATTATTTAAAAGACAAAGGTGTTACTATTGAAGCTAGTCCAAACACAAAAATCTCTGAAAATGAATATTCAATTCTTTGTAATGAATTTGCCGGCGATAAGGGGAATAAAGAAGCTTCTAAAGAAGTGAGTGAAGAAAAACGTAAAGAAAAAGAAGCTCTCCGTGTTGAAAGAGAAAAGGAATTGGAATTGCAGAAAAAGCATGAAGAAGAACTTTTAAAACAACAACAGGAAGTTATAAAAGCCAAAGCAACTGTAACAGGACCAAAACAGGTTGGAAAAATTGACTTAGAGCCAAAAAAACAACCTACTCCAGAAGTTGAAAAAGTAGTTGAAGAAGTTAAGCCGGAACCAGTTCAAGAAGTAGTTAAAAAAGAAGAGCCTGTTCAAGAAAAACCTGTTGTTCAAGAGGAAAAACCAAAAGTTACTCCAGAAAAAGTTGAACCTAAACCAGTAGCTCAAAAAACGGAAGAGCCCAAAAAACCAGCTATAACACCAACTACGACTACTTCTGCTCAAGCTCCTGTTGCTACTCCAGCTCCAGGCGATGAAAAATTTGAGACACAGTATAAAAAGTTATCAGGAACAACAACTACCGGACAAAAAATTGATTTGTCTCAATTTGATAAACCAAAAAAGAAAAAGGAAGAACCAAAAATTCAACCTCGTTCGGCTACGCAACAAGCGGCGGGAAATTCGGATGCTAATAAAAATAAAAGAAAAAGAATTATACCAAAGCCGGGAACAGGTGGTCAAAGTACAGGAAATACTCAAGGAGGTCCGCCTCGCCAAGGTCAAGCAATCAGACCTGGATTTAATAAAAGTGCTCGTCCGGCAATTGTTGCCAAAGTAGAGCCAACCGAAGAAGAAGTACAAAAACAAATTCGTGAAACCTTAGAAAAACTTCAAGGTAAAGGAAATAAAAGCAAAGCGGCAAAATACCGTAGAGATAAAAGAGATTCGCACCGTCAACGTTCGGATGATGAATTAAAAGCAATCGAAGAAGGAAGCAAAACAATCAAAGTAACCGAATTTGTTACCGTTGGTGAAATTGCAACCATGATGGATGTGCCAATTACCAAAGTAATCGGAACATGTATGTCGTTAGGAATCATGGTAACCATGAACCAACGTTTGGATGCTGAAACTTTATCTATTGTGGCAGATGAATTTGGCTATGAAGTAGAATTCATTACAACAGATATCGAAGATGCAATTGAGGTAGTAGAAGACAAACAGGAAGATTTGGTGCACAGAGCTCCAATTGTTACTGTGATGGGTCACGTTGATCACGGTAAAACATCGTTGCTGGATTATATCCGTAAAGCCAACGTAATTGCCGGTGAGTCCGGAGGTATTACACAGCACATCGGAGCCTACGGAGTAACGTTGGAAAATGGTCAAAAAATCGCATTCCTTGATACACCGGGTCACGAAGCGTTTACCGCAATGCGTGCTCGTGGTGCTCAATTAACAGATATTGCGATTATCGTAATTGCTGCTGATGATGACATCATGCCACAAACCAAAGAAGCCATTAGTCACGCTCAAGCGGCGAATGTTCCTATGATTTTTGCGATTAACAAGGTGGATAAACCAAATGCTAATCCTGAAAAAATCAAAGAAAAATTAGCCGGAATGAACTTATTGGTAGAAGATTGGGGTGGAAAAATTCAATCGCACGACATTTCTGCTAAAATGGGAATTGGTGTGAAAGAATTACTTGAAAAAGTTTTATTAGAAGCTGAACTTTTAGATTTAAAAGCTAATCCAAACAAACCAGCTGTTGGTACTGTTGTTGAAGCCTATTTAGATAAAGGAAAAGGATATATTTCAACCGTATTGATTCAGGCCGGAACAGTTAGAATTGGAGATTACGTGTTGGCAGGTAAAAATCATGGTAAAGTGAAAGCGATGCATGATGAACGTGGCAATAGTATCAAAGAAGCCGGACCTTCAACACCAATTTCTATTTTAGGATTGGATGGAGCTCCAACTGCCGGAGATAAATTCAATATGTTTGAAGATGAACGTGAAGCAAAACAAATTGCTGCAAAACGTTCACAATTGATGCGTGAGCAATCCGTTAGAACTCAAAAACACATTACGTTGGCCGAGATTGGAAGACGTATTGCATTAGGTCAATTTAAAGAATTGAATATTATCTTGAAAGGTGACGTGGATGGATCGGTAGAAGCACTTTCTGACTCGTTCTCTAAATTGTCAACCGAAGAAATTCAAATCAAAATTATTCATAAAGGTGTTGGTGCCATTACCGAATCAGATGTATTGTTGGCTTCGGCTTCCGATGCAATTATTATCGGATTTAATGTTCGTCCTGCCGGAAATGCTAAACAATTGGCTGACAAAGAAGAAATTGATATTAAAACATACTCAATTATCTACGATGCAATTGATGATTTAAAAGATGCAATGGAAGGAATGTTGTCTCCGGAATTAAAAGAAGAAATTTCAGGAACAGCAGAAATCCGTGAAACATTCAAAATTTCGAAAATTGGAACAATCGCAGGTTGTATGGTTATTGATGGAAAAATCATCAGAAGCTCTAAAATCAGATTAATTAGAGAAGGTGTTGTAATTTACACTGGTGAACTGGTTGCTCTTAAACGTTTCAAAGACGACGTAAAAGAAGTTTCGAAAGGATATGATTGTGGTATGCAAATTAAAGGCTACAACGACATTGAAGTAGGCGATTTAATCGAATCCTTCAGCCAAGTAGAAGTTAAGAAAAAGCTGAAATAA
- the nrfD gene encoding NrfD/PsrC family molybdoenzyme membrane anchor subunit, with amino-acid sequence MSSHYEAPIRKPLVIGDKSYHDVTVDVAAPVEGRANKQWWIVFSIALTAFLWGLGCMIYTISTGIGTWGLNKTVGWAWDITNFVWWVGIGHAGTLISAVLLLFRQKWRMAINRSAEAMTIFSVMQAGLFPIIHMGRPWLGYWVLPIPNQFGSLWVNFNSPLLWDVFAISTYLSVSLVFWWTGLLPDFAMLRDRAITPFTKRVYSILSFGWSGRAKDWQRFEEVSLVLAGLATPLVLSVHTIVSFDFATSVIPGWHTTIFPPYFVAGAVFSGFAMVNTLLIIMRKVSKLEAYITIQHIELMNIVIMITGSIVGVAYITELFVAWYSGVEYEQYAFLNRATGPYAWAYWAMMTCNVFSPQFMWFKKLRTSIMFSFVISIVVNIGMWFERFVIIVTSLHRDYLPSSWTMFSPTFVDIGIFIGTIGFFFVLFLLYARSFPVIAQAEVKTILKSSGDNYKRKREEEGHHHNH; translated from the coding sequence ATGTCGTCTCACTACGAAGCACCCATTAGAAAACCTTTAGTTATAGGTGATAAATCTTATCACGATGTAACAGTAGATGTCGCTGCTCCTGTTGAAGGAAGAGCAAACAAACAATGGTGGATTGTATTTTCAATCGCATTAACCGCTTTCCTTTGGGGATTAGGTTGTATGATATACACCATTTCTACCGGTATCGGAACATGGGGATTAAATAAAACTGTTGGATGGGCTTGGGATATCACTAACTTCGTTTGGTGGGTTGGTATCGGTCACGCCGGAACTTTGATTTCTGCGGTATTGTTATTATTCCGTCAAAAATGGAGAATGGCGATTAACCGTTCTGCGGAGGCAATGACCATCTTCTCTGTAATGCAAGCAGGTTTGTTCCCAATTATTCACATGGGTCGTCCATGGTTAGGATACTGGGTACTTCCAATTCCAAACCAATTTGGTTCGTTATGGGTTAACTTTAACTCACCATTACTTTGGGACGTATTTGCAATTTCAACGTATCTTTCTGTATCCTTAGTTTTCTGGTGGACAGGTTTACTTCCTGACTTTGCGATGTTGAGAGACAGAGCTATTACACCTTTTACAAAAAGAGTTTATTCGATTTTATCCTTCGGATGGAGTGGAAGAGCAAAAGATTGGCAACGTTTTGAAGAAGTATCTTTGGTTCTTGCCGGATTAGCAACTCCTCTTGTACTTTCTGTACACACAATTGTATCCTTTGACTTTGCAACGTCGGTAATTCCGGGTTGGCATACGACCATTTTCCCGCCTTATTTCGTAGCTGGAGCGGTATTCTCAGGATTCGCAATGGTAAACACGTTGTTGATTATCATGCGTAAAGTATCTAAATTAGAAGCATACATCACGATTCAACATATCGAATTAATGAACATTGTAATTATGATTACAGGTTCTATTGTGGGAGTCGCCTATATTACAGAGCTGTTTGTTGCTTGGTATTCCGGTGTAGAATATGAACAATATGCTTTCTTGAACAGAGCAACAGGGCCGTATGCTTGGGCATATTGGGCGATGATGACATGTAACGTGTTTTCCCCACAATTCATGTGGTTCAAAAAATTAAGAACGAGCATCATGTTCTCTTTCGTAATCTCAATTGTGGTAAATATTGGTATGTGGTTTGAACGTTTCGTAATTATCGTAACTTCATTACACAGAGATTACCTTCCATCATCTTGGACGATGTTCTCACCAACATTTGTAGATATCGGAATTTTTATCGGAACAATCGGTTTCTTCTTTGTATTGTTCTTATTATATGCAAGATCATTCCCAGTGATTGCTCAAGCAGAGGTAAAAACTATCTTGAAATCATCAGGAGATAATTATAAGCGTAAGAGAGAAGAAGAAGGACATCACCATAATCATTAA
- a CDS encoding TAT-variant-translocated molybdopterin oxidoreductase has translation MSSNKKYWKSVEELSDNSSIVETLRDNEFVEPIPTDEFLGDKDSLSNSSTSRRDFLKYVGFSTAAASLAACEGPVIKSIPYVVQPEQIIPGIADYYATTMFDGFDFANILVKTREGRPIKIENNTIEGASFSANARVHASVLSMYDNMRLKQPKLNKKDTSWSEVDAKVKASLADAKATGAQVVLLTGTLASPSTDKLVAEFIANNPTAKHVIYDAVSSSEALDAFEAVYGERALAEYDFSKASTIVSVGADFLGDWQGGGFDKGYAQGRVPKQGKMSKHIQLEANMTLSGAAADKRIPMSTAEQKLALVKIFSIVTGTSVNVGKLANEAEITKIAEQLNQSGSKGVLVSGIDDKNAQLLVLAINAKLSSEAFNPNQTRQIRKGSNQAVAQLVADLNGGKVHTLIMSGVNPVYTLADGKTFADGLKKAKLSVAISLKEDETASLTTIAAPAPHYLESWGDVEIIKGTFGLTQPTIRPLFNSRQLQDNLLVWNGSDKTYYDFLKESWAGILVGKTWSQAVHDGIFVSATASSNSAGGADFSTAASALAQAKSSPFELNLYTKTGMGDGQQANNPWLQEFPDPITRVSWDNYLTVSKADAEKLGIENEIVANGALNGSYVTITVGNTKLEKVPVIIQPGQAKGTVGLAFGYGKKEALKEAMQVGVNAYSLYKGFIATQPVTIALESGAHEFASVQSQKTLMGRGDIVKETTLTIFNTEKDAKKWNPPPMVSMDHKPIEATKVDLWDSFDRSVGHHFNLSIDLNSCTGCGACVIACHAENNVPVVGKSEVRRSRDMHWLRIDRYYSSEETFAGDVKRKDEFDGLFGEKGSLGGFGEMESPAENPQVVFQPVMCQHCNHAPCETVCPVAATSHSRQGQNHMAYNRCVGTRYCANNCPYKVRRFNWFLYNKNNEFDFHMNDDLGRMVLNPDVNVRSRGVMEKCSMCIQMTQATILKAKKEGRPVSKDEFQTACSSACSTGSMMFGDVNDKESEVAKLVEDDRMYHLLEHVGTKPNVFYHVKVRNT, from the coding sequence ATGTCATCAAACAAAAAATACTGGAAAAGTGTTGAAGAGCTAAGCGATAACAGTTCTATTGTTGAGACGTTAAGAGACAATGAATTCGTGGAGCCAATTCCAACGGATGAGTTTTTGGGAGATAAAGACAGTTTGTCTAACTCTTCTACTTCAAGACGTGATTTCTTAAAATACGTTGGTTTTAGTACAGCTGCCGCTTCATTGGCTGCCTGCGAAGGACCAGTGATCAAATCTATTCCTTATGTGGTGCAACCGGAACAAATTATTCCCGGTATTGCAGATTATTACGCTACAACAATGTTCGACGGTTTCGATTTTGCTAACATTTTAGTAAAAACTCGCGAAGGTCGTCCTATCAAAATAGAAAACAATACGATCGAAGGTGCTTCTTTTAGTGCCAACGCTCGTGTTCATGCTTCGGTTTTGTCTATGTATGACAACATGCGTTTAAAGCAGCCTAAGCTAAATAAAAAAGACACCTCTTGGTCAGAAGTTGATGCAAAAGTAAAAGCTAGTTTAGCCGATGCAAAAGCAACAGGTGCTCAAGTAGTTCTTTTAACCGGAACATTAGCAAGTCCTTCTACCGATAAATTAGTTGCGGAATTTATAGCAAACAATCCAACAGCAAAACATGTAATTTATGATGCTGTTTCTTCTTCAGAAGCGTTAGATGCTTTTGAAGCAGTGTATGGAGAAAGAGCTTTAGCAGAATATGATTTTTCAAAAGCATCAACCATTGTTTCCGTTGGAGCAGATTTCTTAGGAGATTGGCAAGGTGGTGGTTTCGATAAAGGATATGCTCAAGGAAGAGTTCCAAAACAAGGAAAAATGTCAAAACATATTCAATTAGAAGCGAATATGACATTATCCGGTGCTGCAGCAGACAAAAGAATTCCAATGTCAACGGCAGAACAAAAATTAGCTTTAGTTAAAATTTTCAGTATTGTTACAGGAACTTCTGTGAATGTTGGGAAATTAGCAAACGAAGCTGAAATAACAAAAATTGCAGAACAATTAAATCAATCGGGTTCTAAAGGAGTTTTAGTTTCCGGTATCGATGATAAAAATGCTCAGTTATTAGTATTAGCAATCAATGCTAAATTAAGCAGCGAAGCATTCAATCCAAATCAAACACGTCAAATCAGAAAAGGTTCTAACCAAGCAGTAGCTCAGTTGGTAGCCGATTTGAATGGTGGAAAAGTACACACACTTATTATGAGTGGTGTAAATCCGGTTTATACGTTAGCAGATGGTAAAACATTTGCTGATGGTTTGAAAAAAGCTAAACTTTCAGTAGCTATTTCATTAAAAGAGGATGAAACTGCTTCTTTAACAACCATCGCTGCTCCTGCACCTCATTATTTGGAGAGTTGGGGTGATGTTGAAATTATCAAAGGAACTTTCGGATTAACTCAACCAACAATTCGTCCGTTGTTTAATTCTCGTCAGTTACAAGATAATTTATTGGTTTGGAACGGAAGTGATAAAACCTATTATGATTTCTTAAAAGAATCATGGGCTGGAATTTTAGTTGGAAAAACATGGAGTCAAGCAGTTCACGACGGAATTTTTGTTTCGGCTACAGCTTCCTCCAATAGTGCCGGTGGTGCTGATTTTTCAACAGCAGCTTCAGCTTTAGCTCAAGCAAAATCAAGTCCATTCGAATTAAATTTATATACCAAAACCGGAATGGGAGACGGGCAACAAGCCAACAACCCATGGTTACAAGAATTCCCGGATCCAATTACAAGAGTTTCTTGGGATAACTATTTAACTGTTTCTAAAGCAGATGCAGAAAAATTAGGGATAGAAAATGAAATAGTTGCTAATGGCGCTCTTAACGGAAGCTATGTAACGATAACAGTAGGAAACACAAAACTTGAAAAAGTTCCGGTAATCATTCAACCGGGTCAAGCCAAAGGAACTGTTGGTTTAGCATTTGGTTATGGAAAAAAAGAGGCTTTAAAAGAAGCAATGCAAGTTGGTGTGAATGCTTATTCTTTATACAAAGGATTTATTGCAACGCAGCCGGTAACTATTGCTTTAGAAAGCGGAGCACATGAATTTGCTTCAGTTCAATCACAAAAAACCTTAATGGGTCGTGGTGATATTGTTAAAGAAACTACGTTAACGATTTTCAATACAGAAAAAGATGCAAAAAAATGGAATCCACCACCAATGGTTTCTATGGATCACAAACCTATTGAAGCTACAAAAGTAGATTTATGGGATAGTTTTGACAGATCAGTTGGGCATCATTTCAACTTATCAATCGATTTGAACTCTTGTACCGGATGTGGTGCATGTGTAATCGCTTGTCATGCAGAAAATAACGTTCCTGTAGTAGGAAAATCAGAAGTAAGAAGAAGTAGAGATATGCATTGGTTGCGTATCGACAGATATTATTCTTCGGAAGAAACGTTTGCCGGAGATGTGAAGCGAAAAGATGAATTCGACGGATTATTCGGAGAAAAAGGTTCATTAGGTGGATTTGGAGAAATGGAAAGTCCTGCAGAAAATCCACAAGTCGTATTTCAACCGGTAATGTGTCAACACTGTAACCATGCACCATGTGAAACAGTTTGTCCTGTGGCAGCAACATCACACAGTCGTCAAGGTCAAAACCACATGGCATACAACAGATGTGTGGGAACTCGTTACTGTGCAAACAACTGTCCGTATAAAGTACGTCGTTTCAACTGGTTCTTATACAACAAAAATAACGAATTCGATTTCCATATGAATGACGATTTAGGTCGTATGGTATTGAATCCGGATGTAAATGTTCGTTCAAGAGGTGTAATGGAAAAATGTTCTATGTGTATCCAAATGACGCAAGCTACTATCTTAAAAGCTAAGAAAGAAGGTCGTCCGGTAAGCAAAGACGAATTCCAAACCGCTTGTTCAAGTGCTTGTTCTACCGGTTCAATGATGTTTGGTGATGTAAATGATAAAGAAAGTGAAGTGGCCAAATTAGTCGAAGATGATAGAATGTATCATTTATTGGAACACGTTGGAACAAAACCAAATGTATTCTATCATGTTAAAGTTAGAAATACGTAG
- the rimP gene encoding ribosome assembly cofactor RimP, whose amino-acid sequence MIFKDKVVALLNQGLSEKPSVFLIDLTITDAMKIIVTLDGDQGVTLQDCIDINRAIENNLDREEQDFSIEVASAGVSTPLKLVRQYKKNIGRTLKVKTATDVIEAVLADANEEFITLTWTAREPKKIGKGKETVEKKIELPYSEIKEAIVTITF is encoded by the coding sequence ATGATATTTAAAGATAAAGTTGTTGCCTTATTAAATCAGGGGTTAAGTGAAAAACCTTCTGTTTTTTTGATTGATTTAACCATCACAGATGCTATGAAAATCATAGTTACGTTAGATGGTGATCAAGGAGTTACGCTTCAAGATTGTATCGACATTAACAGGGCAATCGAGAATAATTTAGATCGTGAAGAGCAGGATTTTTCAATCGAAGTGGCTTCAGCCGGTGTTTCAACTCCGCTAAAATTAGTAAGACAATACAAAAAAAATATAGGAAGAACGCTAAAAGTTAAAACCGCAACAGATGTAATAGAAGCTGTTTTAGCCGATGCAAACGAAGAATTTATTACCTTGACTTGGACGGCGAGAGAGCCCAAAAAAATAGGTAAAGGAAAAGAAACGGTAGAAAAAAAGATTGAGCTACCTTATTCGGAAATTAAAGAAGCAATAGTGACAATAACATTTTAA
- a CDS encoding c-type cytochrome, protein MKKVGYPNSISRVLLFSLAFMLTFSIQIFAQDAATPAPAADATAAAPAPATASGDPVAGKALFNAQCAACHKLDSKSTGPALRGVGDKYEKEWLYKWIRNSADLIKSGDDRANKIFNEYNKSPMTAFPQLSDADIDNIVAYTMEPVATMPPPPPLPEGAVDQTGGISNEVILGALALVLAMLVVMLFLVNNVLSKIAKANGIEVAQKEKTLPIWKAFAKNQFLVLVTVIFLLLSSAYFVYGWFMQIGVDQGYEPIQPIHYSHRIHAGDNGIDCKYCHSSARESKHSGIPSLNVCMNCHKNVSEVAETTATPEYSKAFYDGEIQKLYDAVGWDKAEQKYTGKTQPVKWVRIHNLPDLVYFNHAQHVTVAGIECQTCHGPVEEMEIMKQHSPLTMGWCINCHRETDVKLKDNDYYKKIHEELSKKYGVEKLTAAQMGGLECGKCHY, encoded by the coding sequence ATGAAAAAGGTGGGTTACCCTAATTCGATTTCAAGAGTTCTACTGTTTAGTTTAGCATTTATGCTAACTTTTTCTATTCAAATTTTTGCTCAAGATGCAGCCACTCCGGCTCCAGCTGCTGATGCAACCGCTGCTGCACCTGCACCGGCTACTGCTTCAGGAGATCCTGTTGCGGGAAAAGCATTGTTTAATGCTCAATGTGCGGCTTGTCATAAATTGGATTCTAAAAGCACCGGTCCTGCTTTACGTGGGGTGGGTGATAAATATGAAAAAGAATGGTTGTATAAATGGATTCGTAACAGTGCCGATTTAATCAAATCGGGAGACGACAGAGCAAACAAAATCTTTAATGAGTACAACAAGTCTCCAATGACTGCGTTTCCTCAGTTGTCTGATGCAGATATTGATAATATTGTTGCTTATACGATGGAGCCAGTTGCGACGATGCCTCCACCTCCACCGCTTCCGGAAGGAGCTGTTGATCAAACAGGTGGAATTTCTAACGAAGTAATCCTTGGTGCTCTAGCATTAGTATTAGCTATGTTGGTAGTAATGCTTTTCTTGGTAAACAATGTGTTATCCAAAATTGCAAAAGCAAACGGAATTGAAGTAGCTCAAAAAGAAAAAACATTGCCAATTTGGAAAGCATTTGCTAAAAATCAATTCTTGGTTTTAGTAACCGTTATTTTCCTTTTATTGTCTAGTGCTTATTTTGTTTACGGATGGTTTATGCAAATTGGTGTAGATCAAGGTTACGAGCCAATTCAGCCAATTCATTATTCACACAGAATTCATGCGGGAGACAATGGTATTGATTGTAAATATTGTCACTCGTCTGCCAGAGAAAGTAAGCATTCAGGAATTCCTTCTTTAAATGTTTGTATGAACTGTCATAAAAATGTTTCAGAAGTTGCAGAAACAACTGCTACGCCAGAATACAGCAAAGCATTCTACGATGGAGAGATTCAAAAATTGTATGATGCTGTTGGATGGGACAAAGCAGAACAAAAATATACCGGAAAAACACAACCTGTTAAATGGGTTCGTATTCATAACTTACCAGATTTAGTTTATTTCAATCATGCACAACACGTTACTGTAGCTGGAATTGAGTGTCAAACTTGTCACGGTCCGGTAGAAGAAATGGAAATCATGAAACAACATTCTCCATTAACCATGGGATGGTGTATCAATTGTCACAGAGAAACCGATGTGAAATTGAAAGACAATGATTACTACAAAAAAATTCACGAAGAACTTTCTAAAAAATATGGTGTAGAGAAATTAACTGCTGCACAAATGGGAGGTTTAGAATGTGGAAAATGTCACTATTAA
- the nusA gene encoding transcription termination factor NusA — MENIALIESFSEFKDDKLIDRVTLMAILEDVFRNALKKKYGSDDNFDIIINPDKGDMEIWRNRVVVADGEVEDENSEISLSEARKIEPDFEVGEDVSEEVKLIDLGRRAILALRQNLISKIHEHDSTNLYKQFKDLIGEIYTAEVHHVRPRVVILVDDDGNEIVLPKEKQIPSDFFRKGDNVRGIIENVELKGNKPQIIMSRTSEKFLEKLFEQEIPEIFDGLIMIKKVVRIPGEKAKVAVDSYDDRIDPVGACVGMKGSRIHGIVRELGNENIDVINYTSNNQLFITRALSPAKVSSIKIDEEKKRAEVFLKLEEVSKAIGRGGHNIKLAGLLTGYELDVIREGNVAEEEDDVELTEFSDEIDAWVIDEFAKIGLDTARSVLKHTIEDLVRRTDLEEETVQDVMKILKSEFEA, encoded by the coding sequence ATGGAAAATATAGCATTAATCGAATCATTTTCAGAGTTTAAAGACGATAAATTAATCGATCGTGTGACCCTCATGGCCATTTTAGAAGATGTTTTTAGAAATGCCTTGAAAAAGAAATATGGTTCAGATGACAATTTCGATATTATTATCAATCCTGATAAAGGAGATATGGAAATCTGGAGAAATCGTGTGGTGGTAGCCGATGGAGAAGTAGAAGATGAAAATTCTGAGATTTCATTGTCTGAAGCCAGAAAAATCGAGCCTGATTTTGAAGTAGGTGAAGATGTTTCAGAAGAAGTGAAATTAATCGATTTAGGAAGAAGAGCCATTTTAGCCCTTCGTCAAAACTTGATTTCTAAAATACATGAACACGATAGCACAAATCTTTACAAACAATTTAAAGATTTAATTGGTGAAATTTATACTGCCGAAGTACACCATGTTCGTCCAAGAGTTGTAATTTTGGTTGATGATGACGGAAACGAAATCGTATTGCCAAAAGAAAAACAAATTCCATCAGACTTTTTTCGTAAAGGAGATAATGTTCGTGGAATCATTGAAAACGTAGAATTAAAAGGAAATAAACCTCAAATTATTATGTCAAGAACTTCAGAAAAGTTTTTGGAAAAATTATTTGAACAAGAAATTCCTGAAATTTTCGACGGATTAATAATGATTAAAAAAGTGGTTCGTATTCCGGGTGAAAAAGCAAAAGTTGCAGTAGATTCGTATGATGACAGAATTGATCCGGTTGGAGCATGTGTTGGAATGAAAGGATCTAGAATTCACGGAATCGTTCGCGAATTAGGAAATGAAAATATTGATGTTATCAATTACACAAGTAACAATCAATTATTTATAACAAGAGCATTGAGCCCTGCAAAAGTTTCTTCAATCAAAATTGATGAAGAGAAAAAAAGAGCAGAAGTGTTTTTGAAATTAGAAGAAGTTTCAAAAGCAATCGGCCGTGGCGGACACAATATTAAATTGGCAGGCTTATTAACCGGATATGAATTAGATGTTATCCGTGAAGGAAATGTTGCCGAAGAAGAAGATGACGTTGAATTAACAGAGTTCTCTGATGAAATCGACGCATGGGTAATCGATGAGTTTGCAAAAATAGGTTTAGATACAGCAAGAAGCGTACTAAAACATACTATAGAAGATCTAGTCAGAAGAACAGACTTAGAAGAAGAAACTGTTCAAGATGTGATGAAAATTTTAAAATCAGAATTTGAAGCATAA
- a CDS encoding SPOR domain-containing protein — MLSKERKKLFYSLILLVLLFTNNEVFAQTTTVEQDAKFEQLLNEKRRVNASLTVNDRWKIQIFTGNNENSRKELITFKRENKDFDATIVFHTPVYKVWVGNYKTRIEAERNLKELKAKYPNAFLIKPNK, encoded by the coding sequence ATGTTATCAAAAGAAAGAAAAAAACTGTTTTACTCCCTTATTTTACTTGTTTTATTATTTACAAATAATGAAGTTTTCGCACAAACTACAACTGTTGAACAAGATGCAAAATTCGAACAATTGTTAAATGAAAAAAGACGAGTAAACGCTTCATTGACGGTGAATGACCGTTGGAAAATTCAAATTTTTACCGGAAATAATGAAAACTCAAGAAAAGAGCTTATTACTTTTAAAAGAGAGAATAAAGATTTTGATGCTACAATTGTTTTTCACACGCCGGTTTATAAAGTTTGGGTTGGAAACTACAAAACCAGAATTGAAGCAGAGAGAAATTTGAAGGAATTAAAAGCTAAATATCCGAATGCTTTTTTGATTAAACCAAATAAGTAA